The following are encoded together in the Onychostoma macrolepis isolate SWU-2019 chromosome 03, ASM1243209v1, whole genome shotgun sequence genome:
- the LOC131537188 gene encoding gastrula zinc finger protein XlCGF57.1-like — translation MVFVKEEREEDTSEPETWRIKHEEPEPWRIKHEEPEPWRIKDEEPETWRIKQEEQEESTEENQETGELSEVEGKNHIKTGEIPLSCSQTKQKNLQKRRDKKSFTCTQCGRSFTHKTSLERHMRIHTGEKPFTCDHCGKSFRQSASLKDHMNNHTGEKQHICDQCGKSFTRKGHLTEHMRVHTGEKPFTCDQCGKSFTQLASLKDHMNIHTGEKQHICDQCGKSFTRIGHLTAHMRVHTGEKPFTCDQCGKSFTRSANLKDHMNIHTGEKPYQCSHCEKRFSRSGHLKTHKRIHTGEKPYTCNQCGKSLKCKYKLELHMRVHTREKPYPCDQCEKSFANSSTLKDHMNIHTGEKLFSCDQCGKTFFWASVLKQHLTVHTKEKPHSCYLCGKSFSCLQSLKVQKIHAGVREYLCFECEKTFTSANCLKLHERIHTGEKPYKCSHCEKRFSVSSSLKTHERIRTGEKPYHCTACGKCFNNSSALRRHTKNNHSK, via the exons ATGGTGTTTGttaaagaggagagagaggaggacacgagtgaaccagaaacctggagaataaaacacgaggaaccagaaccctggagaataaaacacgaggaaccagaaccctggagaataaaagatgaggaaccagaaacctggagaataaaacaggaggaacaagaag aatcGACTGAAGAAAATCAGGAGACTGGAGAATTGAGTGAAGTTGAGGgaaaaaatcatattaaaacTGGAGAAATACCTCTGAGTTGCtctcaaacaaaacagaaaaatttacaaaaaagaagagacaaaaaatctttcacctgcactcagtgtggaaggagtttcacacacaaaacaagTCTTGAGCgtcacatgagaattcatactggagagaagccgttcacTTGTGATCACTGTGGGAAGAGTTTTAGACAATCTGCAAGCCTTAAGGATCACATGAACaaccacactggagagaagcagCACATATGCGATCAATGTGGGAAAAGTTTCACACGAAAAGGACACCTTACAGAGCAtatgagagttcatactggagagaaaccattcacttgtgatcagtgtggaaagagttttacacaaTTGGCAAGTCTTAAGgatcacatgaacatccacactggagagaagcagCACATATGCGATCaatgcgggaagagtttcacacgaaTAGGACACCTTACAGCacacatgagagttcatactggagagaagccattcacttgtgatcagtgtggaaagagtttcacacgaTCAGCAAACCTTAAGGATCAtatgaacatccacactggagaaaaaccttatcagtgttcacactgtgaaaAGAGATTCAGTCGGTCGGGACACCTGAAAACACAcaagaggatccacactggagagaaaccgtacacatgtaatcagtgtggaaagagtttgaaATGCAAATATAAACTTGAgcttcacatgagagttcatactCGAGAGAAACCGTATCCTTGTGATCAGTGTGAGAAGAGTTTTGCAAATTCATCAACCCTTAAGgatcacatgaacatccacactggagagaagctgTTCTCATGTGATCAATGCGGGAAAACGTTTTTCTGGGCTTCAGTCCTGAAGCAGCACCTAACagttcatacaaaggagaagccacattcatgttatttgtgtggaaagagtttttcatgtCTACAAAGTTTGAAAGTTCAGAAAATACACGCTGGTGTGAGAGAGTAtctgtgctttgagtgtgaaaagactTTTACTTCAGCGAACTGTTTAAAActgcatgagaggattcacactggagaaaaaccttacaagtgttcacactgtgagaAGAGATTCAGTGTGTCATCAagtctgaaaacacatgagaggatccgcaccggagagaaaccgtatcactgcactgcatgtggGAAGTGTTTCAATAATTCATCTGCTCTACGCCGTCATACAAAAAACAATCACAGTAAGTAG